The following are encoded in a window of Arcobacter arenosus genomic DNA:
- a CDS encoding cupin domain-containing protein, producing the protein MKKIGLISVLTAILVSQIQGSETKNTQVITKLEDRKSIVVSKTDFKKYFSGGEVRIDPVYPKGNAKTHSGAYVTFEPGARSNWHTHPAGQHIIVTKGVGYTQTWDGKKEIVKEGDVVWCPIGVKHWHGASKDIAMTHLVITGAVEETGKNVEWLEPVTDEQYHSH; encoded by the coding sequence ATGAAAAAAATTGGATTAATTAGTGTATTAACTGCAATCTTGGTTTCTCAAATACAAGGAAGTGAAACTAAAAATACTCAAGTTATTACAAAACTTGAAGATAGGAAATCAATTGTTGTAAGTAAAACAGATTTTAAAAAATACTTTTCTGGTGGAGAGGTTAGAATTGATCCGGTTTATCCAAAGGGAAATGCAAAAACTCACTCAGGAGCATATGTAACTTTTGAACCAGGTGCTAGATCTAATTGGCATACACATCCAGCAGGACAACATATTATCGTAACAAAAGGTGTTGGTTATACACAAACTTGGGATGGTAAAAAAGAGATTGTAAAAGAGGGTGATGTAGTATGGTGTCCAATTGGTGTAAAACACTGGCATGGAGCATCAAAAGATATCGCTATGACTCACTTAGTAATTACGGGTGCCGTTGAAGAAACAGGAAAAAATGTAGAATGGCTTGAACCTGTAACTGATGAACAATACCATAGTCACTAA
- a CDS encoding carboxymuconolactone decarboxylase family protein: MLDEQQNIITISAFTATGELDRLENALNEGLDSGLTINEIKEIFAHLYAYVGFPRSLNAQNLFMKVVENRKKTGKEDIEGKKASPKPEGYDSIEYGKKIRAKLAGSKEDYTGAPYQVFSPVIDEYLLGHLFGDIFVRDVLDHKTRELVTISALASLTGTQGQLNFHFKASMNTGLTKEQLKDFIKVIDTKVDSKQAKLSSETLEKVLN; this comes from the coding sequence ATGTTAGATGAACAACAAAATATTATTACAATATCAGCATTTACTGCAACTGGTGAACTTGATAGATTAGAAAATGCATTAAATGAAGGATTAGACTCTGGGTTAACAATAAATGAAATAAAAGAGATATTTGCTCATTTGTATGCTTACGTAGGTTTTCCTAGAAGTTTAAATGCCCAAAATCTATTTATGAAAGTAGTTGAAAACAGAAAAAAAACTGGTAAAGAAGATATTGAAGGTAAAAAGGCAAGTCCAAAACCTGAAGGGTATGATTCAATTGAATATGGTAAAAAAATTAGAGCAAAACTTGCTGGATCAAAAGAGGATTATACAGGTGCCCCTTACCAAGTATTTTCTCCTGTAATTGATGAATATCTATTAGGGCATTTATTCGGTGACATTTTTGTTAGAGATGTACTTGATCATAAAACTAGAGAACTTGTAACAATATCTGCACTAGCTTCTTTAACAGGTACTCAAGGACAATTAAATTTTCATTTTAAAGCCTCAATGAATACTGGACTTACAAAAGAACAATTAAAAGATTTTATTAAAGTTATAGATACAAAAGTTGATAGTAAACAAGCAAAACTATCAAGTGAAACTTTAGAAAAAGTACTAAACTAG